In Desulfobaculum bizertense DSM 18034, the genomic stretch AACCCGCTACTTGTCTTTGTAGCGGAAGACTTTTTCGATAACGACATTTTTCAGGGGCATGTTGTTACGTGCGTTGGTTTTAACGCCCTCGATGCGGTCGGCAACGTCCATGCCACGGATAACGCGGCCAAAGACGGCGTAGCCAAAGCCACGATCAGAGCTGTCGCGGTAATTCAGGAAGGAGTTGTCCACGGTATTGATAAAGAACTGGGAGGTTGCGCTATCGACCTGCGGAGTGCGGGCCATTGCGATAGTTCCACGCAGGTTCTCAAGGCCGTTGTTTGCTTCGTTGGTAATAGCCTCATGCGTATCCTTGCGGCGCATGTTCTCGTCAAAACCACCACCCTGAATCATAAAGCCAGAAATAACGCGGTGGAAAACCGTGCCGTTGTAAAAGCCCTCGTCCACGTAACGAAGAAAATTCTCAACACTCTTCGGTGCCTTTTTCTCGTCCAGCATAATCATCATCGTGCCTTCGCTCGTCTCCATCACCACAACAGGACCCGGTCCCGGCTTCTCTGCCAGTGCCATGGAAAAACTCAGAATCACCATCAGACTCGCCGCAATCACAAGTGCAATCAGCTTACGCATATATTTCTCTCCTTATGGAAATTTTTTTTCGATCCACTACCGAAGTACGAAAGCCTCTACTCCTTGTCAAAACCTTGCATGAAAACTCTACACAAGTCGCCAAGGGATGGGGTACGAGACTCCGTCTCGTGCTCTGCAAGGGGCGCTGCCCCCTGACCCCGCCCAAGGACGAGGCCCTTGGGAATCCCGATTTCGCCCGAAATTAAAGGGCCGGATGTGTGAAAGCCGTTGGCTTTCCCTTACATCCGGCCCTTTAATTTTGGCCTAGTGGCGTTTCCCTAACGCGTGTTCTTCTGCCTTTTTCTGCCGCACTTATTTTCTTTTTGAACGCAAGCGTTCAAAAAGAAAATGGTGGCAACGCACGGGAAAGAGAAAGAGCTTCTTTACGCCATTCTCACCCAAGTTTGAATTTCATTCACGCGAAGCGTGGATGGAATTCAAACTCGATGAGGATACGTAAGGGAATCATTCCCTTACGCGGGGGGTTGGGGGCTGGCCCCCAATTTCCCCCACCCAGTCTTCCCTGCCCCCCTTACACACTGCAATTTCCTCAAAAGACAGTAGAAAATGAAGGGGGACCTGTGTAGAGTAAAGCGGCGAAAACTACAGTACGAGTAGGAGAAGATGTGAAGTCGAAACGAGTATCCGAGAGTAAAATTACGCTTGTACAGCAAATGCTTCCACAAGACACCAATCCTGCGGGCAACGTTCATGGCGGAGTAATGCTCAAGCTAATCGACACGGCGGGCGGAGTGTGCGCGACACGCCACGTGCGTGCGAATGTTGTAACGGCGAGTATCGACAGGCTGGATTTCCTTGAACCGGTGTACGTCGGCGACCTCGTGCATGTTCATACAAGCGTGAACTACGTGGGAACGAAATCAATGGAAGTTGGGGTGCGAGTAGAGGCAGAGAACCTGTATACAGGGGAATGCAGACATACGGCGACGGCATACCTCACCTTTGTATCGCTAGACGAAACAGGGAGACCGCAACTGGTTCCCCAGTTGATTGCAGAAACCGAAGACGAAAAGCGAAGAATGCAGGAAGCCCAGGAAAGACGAAAACAGCGCCTGGCTGAACGCAAAAAAGAAAAAGCCGCTCAAAAAAATTAAAAAAGCAAGAAAGAAAAGAAGAAAGGAAAAGAGCAATGAAAAGGGATGAGCTGGATAACATCGCAGAGAAGCTCCGAGAAGTCGCGCGAGAAGCCGGAGAACTCATCATACAAATCTACGAAGAGGGATTTGATGTTGAGTTCAAGGCGGACGAATCGCCTATCACACGTGCAGATCGGGCGTCACATAACCACGTGAGCAAACGACTGGCTGAGCTTTTCCCTGATATTCCTCTGCTCTCAGAAGAGGGACAACACCTTCCTTACGAAGAACGCAAAAAATGGACGCGTTTCTTCCTGCTGGACCCGCTGGATGGCACCAAAGAATTTGTAAAACGAAATGATGACTTCTGCGTCAATATCGCATTGCTTGAAGGCGAGACACCAGTGCTAGGGGTCATCCATATCCCCACGCGCAAGCTTGATTACTGGGGCGGCCCAAATCTTGGAGCCTACCGAAGCGCTGCAAATGGGAAGAAAGAGAAAATTACGACACACGGACCGGGAGCTGGAGGCGCAATAGCTCTTGCCAGCCGCTCCCATCCTTCTCCTGCAACCGAACAGTATTGCAAGGAACGGGGCATTGCGCGCACGCTCAATGTTGGAAGCGCAATTAAGTTCTGCATGGTTGCAGAAGGCGCTGCACAATACTACCCCCGGTTTAATATAACGTGGGAGTGGGATACCGCAGCAGGTCATGCGCTTGTACAAGGCGCTGGTGGCAGTTTTACAGACCTCAAAGGTGCAGCTTTTGGCTATAATAAACCAAAGCTCGATAACGGTGGTTTCCTCTGCTGCTGGAAATAGAAAAAAATTGGCACGGTGAGAATATTTCACACACTCATCGTGCCCTATAAAACAGCCTTCCTTTCAATTCACACCAGTTTTCAGATACTTTCCATATCCCCACTGCATACCTGCTACTCCAGAAACATAAAAACCCCCGCCAGATTATCATTGACTCAGGTTCACCAGCTCTGTAGCGATTATACAACAGCCTGTTTTTACAGTATGCAACACACTGAAAAAGCAGGGTGCAAAATGTGCCATACAGTCAAAAAAGAACGCAATTTTATCCCACTATGACAGCCCGCTGACACCCAAAAACAAGTCACTTGTCAAGTGAATTTGCGATCCGTATACTGTTCGGCTCTACAAGAACCTCCAACAATCGGTGAACGCAATGCCATACAAAGGTCCCCACATCTCCATTGCCCCGGAGCGCCTTGTACCCCGTGTTCTGGGACTTGATTTTGCTGACTTCAAAAAATGGCCAGATGCTGTTCGGGAGACTGCACAGGATCTCGCGGCAGAGCTTTTTTTGATTCGCTATAATCCTTTTATTGACCCGGAACGTGTTTGGAAAAGCGCTCAGGCATCTTTTGGCCGCGCCAAGCTCGCCCTGTCCGAAGAATTTTCGTCTGTTCTGGCAACTGGCATGTTCCGATTCTGGAACCAGTTCAAGGACGACATGAAATTCCGTGACGAGGTGATCGGCCGCGCTCGCCAGTTCATGCCCGAAGAAGTCATTGATACGCGTCCCAACTCCCGAGTGGAGTGCGCAACCGACGCAACTGACCTTCGTATGGAGCTTCCGCTTTTTGTGGTCTTTCCTGAAACAACGGCTCAGGTTCGGGATTTTGTCCGTCTGGCAAACTCCATGAACTTCACCATCATTCCTCGTGGTGGCGGATCTGGCCTGACAGGTGGTGCCATCCCGTCCCGGCGCCGCAGCGTTGTTCTGAGCATGGCCAAGCTCAACAAAATTCTCGACATTGATGCCGAAGCCAAAACAATCTGTTGCCAAAGTGGTGTCATCACCATCGACGGCATCAAGGCTGCTGCGGCCAAAAACCTTCTGTTCACGGTTGACCCGGCATCCAAGACAGCTTCATCTATTGGCGGTAATGTCTCAGAGAACTCTGGTGGACCCTTTGCCTTTGAATACGGCACCACCATTGACAACATCCTGTCCTACAAAATCGTTATGCCGTCTGGCGAACTGCTGGATGTTCGCCGCAAGGATCACCCCTACCACAAGATCCTGCCGCATGAGACCGCTGTTTTTGAAATCTTCAATGACCACGGAGAGCTGGCCGACACGATTTCACTTTCTGGCACAGAAGTCCGTGCCGAAGGCCTGGGCAAGGACGTCACCAACAAATACCTTGGTGGTCTGCCCGGCGTGCAAAAAGAAGGTGTCGACGGCATCATTACCGAAGCCTGCTTTACCTGCTATGACCAGCTCGAGCACTCCCGCGTGCTCTGCCTTGAATTCTTTGGCCGCACCATGCGCCCTGCCATGCACGTTATTCGCGACGTTGTTGGGCTGCGTGACCAGATTCGCAGGGAAGGCGATCTTGTCAAAATTTCCGCGCTGGAAGAATTCGGCATCAAATATGTGCAGGCCATTGAGTACCACAAAAAGTCCATGCAGTATGAAGGACAGCCTATCTCTGTCCTGATTCTCCAGCTCGATTCCAACGATCAGGACGCGCTGGATACGGCCGTGCACCGCATCATCGACATCGTCACACCGTATGACGAAGTTGATATTTTTGCTGCACGTGATGCCAAGGAAGCCGAAGTCTTTTGGGAAGACAGACACCGCCTGTCTGCCATCTCCAAACGCACCTCCGGGTTTAAGATTAACGAAGACATCGTTATTCCCCTGAATGTCGTGCCAGAATTCGCAGACTTCCTTGAGTCCCTGAACCTCATTTACATGGCAAAAGCCTACCGTACTGCTCTGCAGGACGTTGGCCGTCTGCCCGGTATTGGAGTCGAAGACCGCTTCATTAACATGGAGTTCACCTTTGCCTCCAAGATCATTAACGGCGAAATTGATACTGCGGAAATCTCGGATCAGGAACTCGAAGTTCAGATCTATTACTTCTTCCGCGACCTCAAGAGCCGCTACATGGACCTGAGCGAAGAGCTGGAAGGCGTGCACGAGCACATGACGGCAACCCGCATTGTCATTGCAAACCACATGCACGCAGGTGACGGCAACTGCCACGTCAACCTCCCGGTCAACTCCAATGACCCGAACATGATGGCGCTGGCAGAAGAAGCCATTCACAAGGTTTCTGAGCAGGTTGTCGATATGGGCGGTGTTGTTTCCGGTGAACACGGAATCGGCATTACCAAGATCTCTTTCCTGCCCGAAGCCAAGCTTCGCGCCCTGAGTGAATATAAAAAGCAGATTGACCCGAAGGACATTTTCAACCCAGGCAAGCTGACCAGCCGCAAGCTGCCAGCCCCGACCTACACCTTCTCGTTCAATAAGCTCATTGAAGACATCAGCACCACAGGTCTCGCAGATAAAGAGCGCCTGATGAGCATGCTGACAAATATTCAGAACTGCACACGTTGCGGCAAATGCAAACAGGTTTGTCCGATGTACAAGCCGTCCAAATCCCTGATTCACCACCCCCGAAACAAGAACATCAGCCTTGGTGCCTTGATTGAAGCGGTGTACTATTCTCAGGTGACAGAAGGGAATCTGGACAAGCAGCTGCTGGACCGCCTGCGTGATCTCGTCGACCACTGTACTGCCTGCGGCAAGTGCATGGCCGTGTGCCCGGTGAAGATCAATACCCCAGAAGTGACGCTGCACATGCGCACCTTCCTCGAAGAGAAAGGCGCAGGTGGGCATCCCGTCAAGGAACGTGTCCTGCACTTCCTTGCCAAAAGCCCCAGCAGCCGCGTCCCGCGTGCCGCCAAGGCTGCCGCTCTGGGCCAGACCTTTGCCAACCGCGGCGTTGGACTTATCCCTGCTCCGTGGCGCAAACGCATGGAGAACCCAATGTTCACAGGCAAAGGCCCCGGCCTTGGCCTCAAGAACCTTGATGATGCCCTGCATCTGTCTCGCGGTTCCTTCTTTGTGCCCCAGAATGCCGCACCAGACACCCCGGCAGTTTTCTACTTCCCGGGTTGTGGCGCAGGTCTCTTTGCGAACAACATCGCACTGGCAGGTCTTTATCTGCTCTTCCGCGCCGGAATCCCCGTGGTTCTGCCGCCAGAGCACATGTGCTGTGGTTATCCGCTGATTACAGCAGGCTGCGAAGAAGCGTTCAACACGAACCGCTCCCGCAACATTGAAAAAATCGCAGACCTTATGCGAAATGCTCAGGAAGCCGGACTGAATGTCCGCCACGTCCTGACATCCTGCGGCACCTGCCGCGAAGGTCTGAAAGAATACCATCTCGACACACTGGCAACGCCATTGTCCCACAAGGATGTGACGCAGTTCGTGTCGGAACAGGCCCGAGAGCTGATGACAGCCCTGCCCGCAGACGACAGACCGCTGCTGTATCACGCGGCCTGCCACGCTGAATGGTCAGGAGTTAAGGCAACGGTCGCCTCTGGTGTCTATGCCAAATCCCTTGCCGAACTTTCCGG encodes the following:
- the cysQ gene encoding 3'(2'),5'-bisphosphate nucleotidase CysQ, which gives rise to MKRDELDNIAEKLREVAREAGELIIQIYEEGFDVEFKADESPITRADRASHNHVSKRLAELFPDIPLLSEEGQHLPYEERKKWTRFFLLDPLDGTKEFVKRNDDFCVNIALLEGETPVLGVIHIPTRKLDYWGGPNLGAYRSAANGKKEKITTHGPGAGGAIALASRSHPSPATEQYCKERGIARTLNVGSAIKFCMVAEGAAQYYPRFNITWEWDTAAGHALVQGAGGSFTDLKGAAFGYNKPKLDNGGFLCCWK
- a CDS encoding acyl-CoA thioesterase; the protein is MKSKRVSESKITLVQQMLPQDTNPAGNVHGGVMLKLIDTAGGVCATRHVRANVVTASIDRLDFLEPVYVGDLVHVHTSVNYVGTKSMEVGVRVEAENLYTGECRHTATAYLTFVSLDETGRPQLVPQLIAETEDEKRRMQEAQERRKQRLAERKKEKAAQKN
- a CDS encoding peptidylprolyl isomerase — translated: MRKLIALVIAASLMVILSFSMALAEKPGPGPVVVMETSEGTMMIMLDEKKAPKSVENFLRYVDEGFYNGTVFHRVISGFMIQGGGFDENMRRKDTHEAITNEANNGLENLRGTIAMARTPQVDSATSQFFINTVDNSFLNYRDSSDRGFGYAVFGRVIRGMDVADRIEGVKTNARNNMPLKNVVIEKVFRYKDK
- a CDS encoding FAD-binding and (Fe-S)-binding domain-containing protein, translated to MPYKGPHISIAPERLVPRVLGLDFADFKKWPDAVRETAQDLAAELFLIRYNPFIDPERVWKSAQASFGRAKLALSEEFSSVLATGMFRFWNQFKDDMKFRDEVIGRARQFMPEEVIDTRPNSRVECATDATDLRMELPLFVVFPETTAQVRDFVRLANSMNFTIIPRGGGSGLTGGAIPSRRRSVVLSMAKLNKILDIDAEAKTICCQSGVITIDGIKAAAAKNLLFTVDPASKTASSIGGNVSENSGGPFAFEYGTTIDNILSYKIVMPSGELLDVRRKDHPYHKILPHETAVFEIFNDHGELADTISLSGTEVRAEGLGKDVTNKYLGGLPGVQKEGVDGIITEACFTCYDQLEHSRVLCLEFFGRTMRPAMHVIRDVVGLRDQIRREGDLVKISALEEFGIKYVQAIEYHKKSMQYEGQPISVLILQLDSNDQDALDTAVHRIIDIVTPYDEVDIFAARDAKEAEVFWEDRHRLSAISKRTSGFKINEDIVIPLNVVPEFADFLESLNLIYMAKAYRTALQDVGRLPGIGVEDRFINMEFTFASKIINGEIDTAEISDQELEVQIYYFFRDLKSRYMDLSEELEGVHEHMTATRIVIANHMHAGDGNCHVNLPVNSNDPNMMALAEEAIHKVSEQVVDMGGVVSGEHGIGITKISFLPEAKLRALSEYKKQIDPKDIFNPGKLTSRKLPAPTYTFSFNKLIEDISTTGLADKERLMSMLTNIQNCTRCGKCKQVCPMYKPSKSLIHHPRNKNISLGALIEAVYYSQVTEGNLDKQLLDRLRDLVDHCTACGKCMAVCPVKINTPEVTLHMRTFLEEKGAGGHPVKERVLHFLAKSPSSRVPRAAKAAALGQTFANRGVGLIPAPWRKRMENPMFTGKGPGLGLKNLDDALHLSRGSFFVPQNAAPDTPAVFYFPGCGAGLFANNIALAGLYLLFRAGIPVVLPPEHMCCGYPLITAGCEEAFNTNRSRNIEKIADLMRNAQEAGLNVRHVLTSCGTCREGLKEYHLDTLATPLSHKDVTQFVSEQARELMTALPADDRPLLYHAACHAEWSGVKATVASGVYAKSLAELSGCDVSTSPGCCGESGMGAFTTPSLYNKLREDKQKRLKKDLADYPKDRPVVVGCPSCRIGIRRSLIAMKDTHKVIHSLEYLAERLGGAKWKKELLAALSSRGEQGMRSVALPAQKEKA